One Falsihalocynthiibacter arcticus DNA segment encodes these proteins:
- a CDS encoding inositol monophosphatase family protein: MADIDLLIDAAYASGEIAKKYWKKTPEVWEKSGGAGPVTEADLAIDRMLKSELMHARPNYGWLSEETEDTTDRLHCEHVFIIDPIDGTRAFIEGSPTFSHSLAIAKNGVVTAAAVYLPALDRLYCATKHGNATLNRDKIDASTRSKIDGATTLAAKTNFSAHLWQGPVPQFDHHFRSSLAYRLCLIAHGRFDVMLTLRDTWEWDVAAGSLIAERAGACVTDQIGQRALFNNPRPMLHGMVAAPPEIHAGIISRLAPR; this comes from the coding sequence GTGGCTGACATTGATCTCCTTATCGACGCCGCATACGCGAGCGGAGAGATTGCAAAAAAATACTGGAAAAAAACACCTGAAGTTTGGGAAAAATCCGGCGGTGCGGGCCCTGTAACCGAGGCCGACTTGGCTATAGACAGAATGCTCAAGTCAGAATTGATGCACGCGCGACCCAATTATGGCTGGCTCTCAGAGGAGACTGAAGACACAACGGATCGCCTACATTGCGAACACGTCTTCATCATTGATCCGATAGATGGCACGCGCGCCTTTATCGAAGGCTCTCCTACATTTTCCCATTCTCTGGCCATTGCTAAAAACGGAGTCGTAACCGCCGCCGCAGTGTATTTGCCCGCCCTAGATCGGCTCTATTGCGCCACAAAGCATGGAAATGCGACCCTAAATAGGGATAAAATTGACGCGAGCACACGTTCAAAAATTGATGGCGCAACAACACTTGCAGCTAAAACAAATTTTTCGGCCCACCTTTGGCAGGGCCCCGTTCCACAGTTTGACCACCATTTTCGGAGTTCTTTAGCGTATCGCCTTTGCTTGATCGCGCATGGACGCTTTGATGTTATGCTCACTTTGCGCGATACATGGGAGTGGGATGTAGCCGCTGGAAGCTTGATTGCTGAACGCGCTGGTGCATGTGTTACCGACCAAATTGGCCAACGCGCTCTCTTTAACAATCCGCGCCCGATGCTGCATGGAATGGTTGCAGCCCCACCAGAAATTCACGCGGGCATAATTTCGCGACTTGCTCCGCGCTAA
- a CDS encoding DUF4170 domain-containing protein, which yields MTQRLHLVFGGELVDPTKNVFKDVNDIKIVGMFPDYASAYDAWKSEAQRTVDNAHMRFFIAHIHRLRDEEIAASSTEELG from the coding sequence ATGACACAACGCCTACACTTAGTATTCGGGGGCGAATTGGTTGACCCGACCAAAAACGTTTTCAAAGATGTGAATGACATTAAAATCGTAGGCATGTTCCCCGACTACGCGAGCGCTTATGATGCGTGGAAATCCGAAGCCCAGCGCACGGTCGACAACGCCCATATGCGTTTCTTTATCGCGCATATTCATCGTCTTCGCGATGAGGAGATAGCTGCTTCCTCGACCGAAGAGCTGGGTTAA
- a CDS encoding 3-deoxy-D-manno-octulosonic acid transferase: MSFSLSLFMKAQTRRTAEVQIALESENSPGAAEEMGIASVERPRGVLVWLHAPDVTKAHALTKLIRQLSEDWPSVHFLVTTPRNDRIPFTTDALPRHCFHQFSPAEVPIFVENFLKHWKPDLAVFAGIDTGPITVLCSSNSRIPLFLIDAKLDARSFSGVRDRFSGQRSVMREVLRRFNYIDTVDASSAKALSALGIEGSRITISGPIEEVSTTLPCNEEDRIHLAKTLVGRPVWFASNIPKVEESIVLNAHMTASRTAHRLLLILSPDSSQRGSDLADEFAQKGLRVKLRSLGEIPDDETQIYIADTDGERGLWYRLATVSFLGCSLAAGHAIQSPFEAAGLGSAILHGPNLGTHRKVYEALNSEGERDRSAPQPNSPTDFFRSLRRTNPRRWRILHGI, from the coding sequence ATGTCGTTTTCGCTCTCTCTTTTTATGAAGGCCCAAACGCGGCGTACTGCAGAAGTGCAGATCGCGCTCGAGAGCGAAAACTCACCCGGTGCCGCCGAAGAAATGGGGATTGCCAGCGTCGAAAGACCGCGAGGGGTTCTCGTTTGGCTCCACGCTCCCGACGTCACGAAGGCGCATGCTCTTACAAAACTCATTCGACAATTGAGCGAGGACTGGCCCTCGGTGCATTTCCTTGTGACCACCCCGCGCAATGACAGAATTCCTTTTACGACCGACGCGCTTCCTCGTCACTGCTTTCATCAGTTTTCGCCCGCAGAAGTCCCTATTTTCGTCGAGAATTTCCTGAAACACTGGAAGCCAGATTTGGCTGTTTTTGCGGGAATTGATACCGGTCCAATCACCGTTCTTTGCAGCTCCAATAGCCGAATTCCTCTGTTTCTCATCGATGCAAAACTCGACGCACGTAGCTTTTCTGGTGTGCGCGACCGGTTCTCGGGCCAACGGTCGGTTATGCGGGAGGTGTTGCGGCGTTTCAATTACATTGACACAGTGGATGCCTCCTCCGCAAAAGCGCTTTCCGCTTTGGGAATTGAGGGGAGCCGGATCACAATTTCTGGCCCTATAGAGGAAGTGAGCACGACACTGCCCTGCAATGAAGAGGATCGCATTCACCTCGCGAAAACCCTCGTTGGCAGGCCAGTTTGGTTTGCGAGCAATATTCCCAAAGTGGAAGAGAGCATCGTTTTGAATGCGCATATGACAGCGAGCCGAACGGCACATCGCTTGTTGCTCATATTGTCGCCCGATTCCAGCCAACGGGGGTCTGACCTTGCAGATGAGTTTGCTCAGAAGGGACTTCGGGTGAAACTGCGTTCGCTTGGCGAGATTCCAGATGACGAAACCCAAATCTACATTGCTGACACAGATGGCGAACGTGGGCTTTGGTATCGTCTTGCAACTGTGAGTTTCCTCGGATGCAGCCTTGCTGCAGGACACGCGATTCAGTCACCGTTTGAGGCCGCTGGCCTTGGCTCTGCTATCTTGCATGGGCCGAACCTAGGGACGCATCGCAAAGTATATGAGGCTTTGAATTCGGAGGGGGAGCGCGACAGGTCGGCACCACAACCGAACTCACCAACGGACTTCTTTCGCTCCTTGCGCCGGACCAATCCGCGGCGATGGCGCATTCTGCATGGGATTTGA
- the lpxK gene encoding tetraacyldisaccharide 4'-kinase, translating to MKQPLFWYRPFENSWRDKLLAPLGKLYASGTARRLSKTTGYRPRMPVICVGNINIGGTGKTPTAIALIQLLQGMGRKPALLSRGYGGKLEGPVLIDPNGHSSSEVGDEPMLLAAFAPCIVAKDRAAGARFAETLDIDVLILDDGFQNPSVAKDLSIVVVDAALGFGNGRVIPAGPLREPLHVGLIRADMVISVGSSAAQEQFTKAWGHAVGVPRLEGELTVLQMGMDFSGLRCLAFAGIGHPEKFFETLKSQEVELVKTVALADHQPLSEALMRRLEFDAATLGAQLITTEKDAVRLPSAFRQKVLTLPVRLEIKDATVLVEALKSAGID from the coding sequence ATGAAACAACCGCTGTTTTGGTACCGCCCATTTGAGAATTCGTGGCGCGACAAATTGCTCGCGCCTCTGGGAAAACTCTATGCGTCAGGCACGGCGCGTCGCCTCTCAAAAACCACTGGCTACCGCCCAAGGATGCCTGTGATCTGTGTGGGTAACATCAATATTGGTGGCACGGGTAAAACCCCGACCGCGATTGCTCTGATCCAACTCCTTCAGGGCATGGGCCGAAAACCCGCGCTCTTGTCACGCGGATATGGTGGCAAGCTTGAAGGGCCGGTACTCATTGACCCGAACGGACACTCCTCTAGCGAGGTGGGCGACGAACCAATGTTGCTCGCGGCCTTCGCGCCTTGCATTGTTGCTAAAGACCGCGCCGCAGGAGCCCGTTTCGCTGAAACCCTTGATATCGATGTTCTTATTTTGGACGATGGCTTCCAGAATCCCTCCGTTGCTAAGGATCTTTCGATTGTCGTTGTGGACGCTGCATTAGGGTTCGGCAATGGTCGTGTTATACCGGCCGGCCCACTGCGCGAACCTCTTCATGTGGGTCTAATACGGGCCGATATGGTAATATCTGTTGGAAGTTCCGCCGCCCAAGAGCAATTCACTAAAGCATGGGGTCACGCAGTCGGAGTGCCACGTCTTGAAGGAGAGTTGACTGTTTTGCAAATGGGGATGGATTTTTCCGGCCTTCGGTGTTTGGCCTTCGCCGGAATTGGTCACCCCGAGAAGTTTTTTGAAACACTTAAGTCCCAAGAGGTTGAACTGGTAAAGACCGTCGCCCTCGCCGATCATCAGCCCCTCAGCGAAGCCCTAATGCGTCGCCTTGAGTTCGATGCAGCAACACTAGGGGCGCAATTAATCACAACGGAGAAAGACGCCGTTCGTTTGCCCAGCGCCTTTCGACAAAAGGTTCTGACCCTGCCTGTTCGTTTGGAAATTAAGGACGCGACAGTTTTGGTCGAGGCCCTTAAATCCGCTGGAATAGACTAG